In Candidatus Promineifilum breve, one genomic interval encodes:
- a CDS encoding SdrD B-like domain-containing protein, translating into MKKSNLLLIVILSLTLFLSARALAAPAAQGTNLLQNPSFEQPFSGGAAQNWQRWHRATPRTDQECLVAYHFEPRWNAETSSGFVRDGAVSQYVGNNWDTWSGGVYQTVPATPGAVYRFTFYGRGRGTNEASPAPSESGLQINMRAGIDPNGGGVWNDADVVWGAAGSPHDAWQQFSVEATATGNQITVFTGADWAVNGVNQCRQFLDTWADAAQLVVQSPPTNTPAPQPTQAPATDTPTALPPPTGAPTDAGSATLVPTAAATVAGPAAGTSTICVNAFLDANGNGLRDPDEGYVGGVTLTVGQGSAVIGQAVSTGTETPICFGNLAAGAYQVGQTLPSSLEMTTQANATVNVADGQTVGLEFGSRLRTTPTAGAATPTLAAGAVTATAAATGGGASGGSNWLVYVGIGAILIGVILLGALLFMVLRR; encoded by the coding sequence ATGAAAAAGAGCAACCTTCTCCTGATCGTGATCCTGAGCCTAACTCTCTTTCTGAGCGCCCGCGCCCTGGCCGCCCCGGCCGCTCAGGGAACCAACCTGCTGCAAAACCCCAGCTTCGAGCAGCCCTTCAGCGGCGGCGCGGCCCAGAACTGGCAGCGCTGGCATCGGGCCACGCCGCGCACCGATCAGGAGTGCCTGGTGGCCTACCACTTTGAGCCGCGCTGGAACGCGGAGACGAGTTCCGGCTTCGTGCGCGACGGCGCGGTGTCCCAATACGTCGGCAACAACTGGGACACCTGGTCGGGCGGCGTCTATCAGACCGTGCCGGCCACGCCGGGCGCGGTCTATCGCTTCACGTTCTACGGTCGCGGCCGGGGAACCAACGAGGCCTCGCCCGCGCCGTCGGAGAGCGGCTTGCAGATCAATATGCGCGCCGGCATCGACCCCAACGGCGGCGGGGTGTGGAACGACGCCGACGTGGTCTGGGGCGCGGCCGGCTCGCCCCACGATGCGTGGCAGCAATTCAGCGTGGAGGCGACGGCCACCGGCAACCAGATCACCGTTTTCACCGGCGCCGATTGGGCGGTCAACGGCGTCAATCAGTGCCGCCAATTCCTGGACACGTGGGCCGATGCTGCCCAACTCGTCGTCCAGTCGCCGCCGACGAATACGCCCGCCCCGCAACCGACGCAGGCCCCGGCCACGGATACGCCGACCGCCCTGCCCCCGCCGACCGGCGCGCCCACCGACGCGGGTTCGGCCACGCTCGTGCCCACCGCGGCGGCCACGGTCGCCGGCCCGGCAGCCGGCACGTCAACCATCTGCGTCAACGCCTTCCTGGACGCCAACGGCAACGGCCTGCGCGATCCCGATGAGGGGTACGTGGGCGGGGTCACATTGACCGTGGGCCAGGGCAGCGCGGTCATCGGCCAGGCCGTCTCCACCGGCACGGAGACGCCCATCTGCTTCGGCAATCTGGCCGCCGGGGCCTATCAGGTGGGCCAGACGCTGCCGTCGTCGCTGGAGATGACCACCCAGGCCAATGCCACGGTCAACGTGGCCGACGGGCAGACGGTGGGGCTGGAGTTCGGCAGCCGGCTGCGCACCACGCCCACGGCGGGCGCGGCCACGCCAACCCTGGCGGCGGGCGCGGTGACAGCCACGGCCGCGGCCACCGGCGGCGGGGCAAGTGGCGGCTCCAATTGGCTCGTCTACGTGGGGATCGGGGCGATCCTGATCGGGGTTATTTTGTTGGGGGCGCTACTGTTTATGGTGTTGCGGCGATAA
- a CDS encoding SdrD B-like domain and LysM peptidoglycan-binding domain-containing protein, protein MMMKWGSLLWLLAAVLLPAGWAAVPPRQAATPTVGATVAPATAAATESATTLPTLPPPWVSPTPNAEGAIIVVVQPGESLWIIAARAGLTLPDLLALNNLSESAIINPGDALIVGFVAPLTATPVITPTAPLPPPTPQPTATPATATICLSAFDDLNRDGVHDPGEPLRAGVAFTIYNTTAVVANYITDGRSEPKCLDGLAPGEYRVARSIAPGETLTTAGDWSLNLTGGGELRQAFGSFIGAATPGVVTANGQPTTATTTPSLLPSGSPAPPPPSSPAGSLAPRLAGVIALFIGGLLLLGAVLLLLFRQTGSRPAAGPPPDKAGSERRFRDLDDLE, encoded by the coding sequence ATGATGATGAAATGGGGATCCCTCTTGTGGTTACTGGCGGCCGTGCTGCTGCCGGCCGGCTGGGCCGCCGTGCCGCCGCGCCAGGCTGCCACGCCGACCGTCGGCGCTACGGTCGCACCCGCCACGGCCGCGGCCACCGAGAGCGCGACAACTTTGCCCACTCTGCCGCCCCCCTGGGTGTCGCCCACGCCCAATGCCGAGGGGGCGATCATCGTCGTCGTCCAGCCGGGCGAATCGCTGTGGATCATCGCCGCCCGCGCCGGGCTGACCCTGCCCGACCTGCTGGCGCTCAACAACCTGAGCGAGAGCGCCATCATCAACCCCGGCGACGCGCTCATCGTCGGCTTCGTCGCCCCGCTGACCGCCACGCCGGTGATCACGCCCACCGCGCCCCTGCCACCGCCCACGCCGCAACCGACGGCCACCCCGGCCACGGCCACCATCTGCCTGAGCGCCTTCGACGACCTCAACCGCGACGGCGTCCACGATCCCGGCGAGCCGCTGCGGGCCGGGGTGGCCTTCACCATCTATAACACGACGGCCGTCGTCGCCAACTACATCACCGACGGCCGTTCCGAGCCGAAATGCCTCGACGGGCTGGCCCCCGGCGAGTACCGCGTCGCCCGCTCCATCGCCCCCGGCGAAACGCTGACCACCGCCGGCGACTGGTCGCTGAACCTGACCGGCGGCGGCGAACTGCGCCAGGCATTCGGCAGCTTCATCGGCGCGGCCACACCGGGGGTAGTGACCGCCAACGGCCAACCAACAACCGCCACCACGACCCCGTCTCTCCTGCCCTCTGGCTCCCCTGCTCCCCCGCCCCCCAGCTCCCCTGCCGGCTCCCTCGCCCCCCGCCTGGCCGGCGTCATCGCCCTCTTCATCGGCGGTTTGCTCCTGCTGGGGGCTGTGCTACTCTTGCTGTTCAGACAGACTGGGAGCCGCCCCGCCGCCGGCCCTCCGCCCGACAAGGCGGGCAGCGAGCGCCGCTTCCGCGATCTCGATGACCTGGAATAA
- a CDS encoding HigA family addiction module antitoxin, protein MNMFNPPHPGEILRELCLEPLGLTVTKAAEGLGVSRKTLSAILNGKAGISPEMAIRLSMAFDTSAESWLNQQAQYDLWIARQRQRAYKVERLIATE, encoded by the coding sequence ATGAATATGTTTAATCCTCCTCATCCCGGCGAGATTCTTAGGGAGTTGTGCCTGGAGCCGTTGGGACTCACCGTAACCAAAGCGGCCGAGGGGTTGGGAGTGAGCCGCAAGACTCTATCGGCTATCCTGAACGGCAAGGCAGGCATTAGCCCGGAGATGGCTATCCGCCTGTCGATGGCCTTCGATACCTCGGCCGAGAGCTGGCTTAACCAGCAAGCTCAGTATGATCTATGGATCGCTCGGCAGAGGCAACGGGCATATAAGGTGGAAAGGCTTATTGCTACTGAGTAA
- a CDS encoding type II toxin-antitoxin system HicA family toxin, with product MKSWNWKQPEKSIKHSDKPGIVTISGNIGKEIPPGTLNSVLKQAQLKGQGHD from the coding sequence ATGAAAAGCTGGAATTGGAAGCAGCCCGAGAAGTCTATCAAGCATTCAGATAAGCCGGGTATCGTCACAATTTCTGGTAATATTGGCAAAGAAATACCGCCGGGTACACTGAATAGTGTGTTAAAGCAGGCTCAACTAAAGGGGCAAGGCCATGACTGA
- a CDS encoding type II toxin-antitoxin system HicB family antitoxin: protein MTEYMVVIEQGVDGFGAYVPDLPGCVAVGDTREEVLTLIQEAITFHLELLREDGLPIPQPHSESEYVAVTA from the coding sequence ATGACTGAATATATGGTTGTGATTGAACAAGGCGTAGACGGCTTTGGGGCCTACGTGCCGGATCTACCTGGCTGCGTGGCTGTCGGCGACACGCGCGAAGAAGTGCTGACCCTCATCCAAGAAGCGATAACCTTCCATCTGGAGTTGTTGCGAGAAGACGGTCTACCCATTCCGCAACCGCATTCGGAAAGCGAGTATGTAGCGGTAACTGCTTAA